One Asterias rubens chromosome 1, eAstRub1.3, whole genome shotgun sequence genomic region harbors:
- the LOC117295025 gene encoding organic solute transporter subunit alpha-like has translation MASNTTFKYCPTGELTSDELFKDIGQSAAAIVAIFFMTAVSILTVVLFIESVMNVNKKIPNSRRRVRLTVLMGIYPVMSVTSLFSLYVPSAHLLNTLLASMYFSVALFQFLMLIIDYYGGKHAVVEKLKDQKLSLAGPPLTCCCPCCLPKITITAKNLRRLRRLVMQVAFVRPLTFFISLVLWTDGKYKHGEIALNEPYIYLTTISITSGLFALYGIILFLTASLEPLKSYRIKPKFFIVQMVLILISTQNLVLAVLADIGVIPCVPPFNSDSRANYIGDMLVVVEMLFFGVLSRMYFRGRFGNMDIVDESAPVGGRLAMFGQYSVVTMETEGQKGTEMQKTPPENESDSSRNNNGLIKEKEMNELNHKTASEV, from the exons ATGGCATCGAACACTACCTTTAAATATTGCCCAACCGGGGAACTAACTTCGGATGAACTTTTCAAAG ATATAGGCCAGAGCGCTGCGGCCATCGTCGCCATCTTCTTCATGACTGCAGTGTCGATTCTAACCGTGGTCCTTTTTATAGAATCCGTCATGAATGTCAACAAGAAGATCCCTAACAGTAGACGAAGGGTCCGTCTCACAGTCCTGATGGGGATATATCCA GTAATGTCAGTCACCTCGCTGTTTTCCTTGTACGTTCCATCAGCACATCTACTTAATACGCTTCTTGCATCGAT GTATTTCTCAGTTGCTCTGTTCCAATTCCTCATGCTCATCATCGATTACTACGGAGGCAAACACGCTGTGGTGGAGAAACTGAAAGATCAGAAACTATCACTGGCTGGCCCTCCTCTAACCTGTTGCTGCCCCTGCTGCTTACCCAAGATCACCATCACAGC GAAGAATCTCCGTAGACTGAGACGGCTAGTGATGCAGGTGGCCTTCGTacgacctttgacctttttCATCTCCTTGGTGTTATGGACTGATGGGAAATACAAACACGGGGAG ATCGCCTTGAACGAGCCATACATCTACCTGACCACCATCTCAATTACCTCTGGTCTATTCGCACTCTACGGTATCATCCTCTTCCTGACTGCCTCGCTGGAACCCCTCAAATCTTACCGCATCAAACCCAAGTTTTTCATAGTGCAGATGGTGCTGATCCTCATCAGCACGCAGAACCTTGTCCTGGCAGTACTCGCTGATATCGGTGTCATACCGTGTGTACCTCCCTTCAATTCAGACTCAAGGGCAAACT atattgGCGACATGCTGGTCGTAGTGGAGATGCTGTTCTTTGGCGTGCTCAGCCGAATGTACTTCCGAGGTCGCTTCGGAAACATGGACATCGTAGACGAGAGCGCCCCCGTCGGTGGACGACTGGCCATGTTTGGGCAGTATTCTGTCGTTACTATGGAAACAGAAGGACAGAAAGGCACCGAAATGCAGAAGACACCACCGGAGAATGAAAGTGATTCCAGTCGTAATAACAATGGACTTATCAAAGAAAAGGAGATGAATGAGCTGAACCACAAGACTGCCAGTGAAGTGTAG